A section of the Xiphias gladius isolate SHS-SW01 ecotype Sanya breed wild chromosome 10, ASM1685928v1, whole genome shotgun sequence genome encodes:
- the olfm4.1 gene encoding olfactomedin-4, translating to MIITLYFFALMSSTMAWGRVGLWSEGRVRNETGGGSKDRCACDAFLPSSTFPIGDLVVVEQAAGEISHKLELEMGKLEDYESKLTAYAEKIIKLTVEIERMEKNPDDYNDADMDEVKVEIKQVEALIKELQLSMRGSSTVFESLHVQITAMVETLNRLEKTYDKNVVLVTRREYIKVQLQLEECERRHQELFNPNIGSCAHTGIIKVSKPIVSQLNAHLNSGYKFGGWGKDSKPVPDRESMYWYSGYTSGSIVDIRFYTNYKNLILRNHFQHHNLHSSWIGRGNNFILRDNTLYYQINSPFGLAKLNFTTMKYESRVIPKASTKFSYTNSPNQNFDFAADETGLWVTYATDETSGRMVIGKINEPSFGIEEEWQTSVYKPGVSNAFMVCGVLYAVRIVDIETEEIFYKYDTKTKEESYIRVPFERFQEKYSNLDYNPTDQKLYMYNDGYYVNYHLWFNHTTKDTVEPPFLLT from the exons ATGATCATCACTCTGTATTTCTTCGCGCTGATGAGCTCCACAATGGCCTGGGGG CGTGTAGGGCTGTGGAGTGAGGGGAGGGTGAGGAATGAGACAGGAGGTGGAAGTAAGGACAGATGTGCCTGTGATGCCTTCCTGCCCAGTTCAACTTTTCCTATAGGAGACCTGGTGGTGGTAGAGCAGGCAGCGGGGGAGATCTCCCACAAACTGGAGCTGGAGATGGGCAAG CTGGAAGACTATGAGAGCAAGCTGACAGCatatgcagaaaaaataataaagttgaCAGTGGAAATTGAAAGAATGGAGAAGAATCCTGATGACTACAATGACGCTGACATGGACGAGGTGAAGGTGGAGATTAAACAAGTGGAAGCTCTGATTAAAGAGCTGCAGCTTTCCATGAGAGGCTCCTCCACTGTCTTTGAGTCTCTGCATGTACAG ATCACAGCCATGGTGGAGACCTTGAATAGGCTGGAGAAGACGTATGACAAGAATGTGGTTCTGGTGACCCGCCGAGAATACATCAAGGTGCAGCTGCAACTAGAGGAGTGCGAGAGACGCCACCAGGAGCTCTTCAACCCCAACATTG ggtCCTGTGCACACACTGGTATCATCAAGGTCAGCAAGCCCATTGTTAGCCAACTGAATGCCCATCTGAACTCCGGCTATAAATTTGGAGGCTGGGGGAAAGATTCAAAGCCTGTTCCTGACAGAGAGTCTATGTACTGGTACTCTGGGTATACTAGTGGCTCCATTGTTGACATTAGGTTCTACACTAACTACAAGAATCTCATTTTGAGAAACCACTTCCAACATCACAACTTACACAGCAGCTGGATTGGTAGAGGGAACAATTTTATCCTCCGTGACAATACCCTGTATTATCAGATCAACAGTCCATTCGGGTTGGCTAAACTGAATTTCACCACCATGAAATATGAGTCCAGGGTGATTCCTAAGGCTAGCACCAAATTCTCCTACACTAACTCCCCCAATCAAAACTTTGACTTTGCTGCTGATGAGACAGGCTTGTGGGTGACCTATGCTACAGATGAGACCAGTGGTCGGATGGTCATTGGTAAAATAAATGAGCCTTCTTTCGGGATTGAGGAGGAATGGCAGACTAGTGTCTACAAGCCAGGAGTGAGCAACGCCTTTATGGTATGTGGCGTTCTGTATGCAGTAAGGATAGTCGATATCGAGACTGAAGAAATCTTTTATAAGTATGACACCAAAACCAAAGAGGAGAGCTACATCCGTGTTCCCTTTGAGAGGTTCCAGGAGAAGTACTCTAACCTGGACTACAATCCCACTGACCAGAAGCTCTACATGTACAATGATGGCTACTATGTTAACTATCATCTGTGGTTTAACCACACAACTAAAGATACTGTGGAGCCACCATTTCTCCTGACCTAA